The following proteins are encoded in a genomic region of Pseudorca crassidens isolate mPseCra1 chromosome 1, mPseCra1.hap1, whole genome shotgun sequence:
- the FSCB gene encoding LOW QUALITY PROTEIN: fibrous sheath CABYR-binding protein (The sequence of the model RefSeq protein was modified relative to this genomic sequence to represent the inferred CDS: inserted 1 base in 1 codon; deleted 1 base in 1 codon; substituted 2 bases at 2 genomic stop codons), which produces MVDKSQQTEVTEKKKHLPIPQSSGPKGTLSIGNIPGSKFNYECHRVSSQLQQTWTKRKHVHDMTDKSLQTETTAEEKEEEIKSVCETVVPEEKPAIGEAAPEFPESVQEVEIPPADRHSVQLKTDRSQQTSCTGDWTMMNIPXKEKKKTKEKVDKEEQTNFSESEIVVIGWPSNPFSKSKEGAQKXQSSGKIFVTEHPEFQPTTSNNEEIRQQSINRVLSIPPTKNDAPVLLEDGKDVPAEVQSPAAEESSAEVQLPLAEEITAEEVSAEVQPPAAEEAPVEVQPSPTEEALGDEAPAKVEPTSAEETLLKEPPAEVQPSAAEDAPTQEVPELQISPAVESPAEEAPAETESPPAEVAPSPPTEETSAEEVPEEVQSLPAEDTPAEEVSTKVQSPPAERTLAEEAAAXLQPLPAEEASAEEAPAEFQLPSTEETTSEMFSVDKQSSLAGESFITQISVKETSAEVLLPPSEQTPADEALVENVSRVYQSPQAADVLVVKLGSGVLEDKPKSEEPLEWDTVPEDSSDTKNEEVSIKIKGVIHIELE; this is translated from the exons ATGGTAGATAAATCCCAGCAGACTGAagtgacagagaaaaagaaacacttgcCTATACCACAATCATCTGGCCCCAAAGGTACCCTTAGTATTGGTAATATTCCTGGGAGCAAATTCAACTATGAATGTCATAGAGTATCTTCTCAACTTCAGCAAACTTGGACAAAGAGAAAGCATGTAcatgatatgactgataaatcTCTGCAGACAGAAACTActgcagaagagaaagaagaagaaatcaagTCAGTTTGTGAAACAGTGGTACCTGAAGAAAAGCCAGCTATTGGAGAAGCAGCCCCTGAATTTCCAGAGAGTGTTCAGGAAGTAGAAATTCCACCA GCAGACAGACACTCAGTTCAACTCAAAACAGACAGATCCCAGCAGACCAGTTGTACTGGAGACTGGACAATGATGAacattccttaaaaagaaaaa aaaaaaacaaaagaaaaagtagacaagGAAGAGCAGACAAACTTTAGTGAATCAGAAATAGTGGTTATTGGCTGGCCAAGTAATCCGTTTTCAAAGTCAAAGGAAGGTGCACAGA CACAATCCTCAGGGAAGATTTTTGTTACTGAACATCCTGAATTTCAACCCACAACAAGTAACAACGAAGAAATTAGGCAGCAAAGTATTAACAGAGTTTTATCTATTCCACCAACCAAAAATGATGCTCCAGTACTTTTAGAAGATGGGAAAGATGTTCCAGCTGAAGTACAGTCTCCCGCTGCAGAAGAGAGCTCTGCTGAAGTGCAACTTCCACTAGCTGAGGAGATTACTGCAGAAGAGGTTTCTGCTGAAGTTCAGCCTCCAGCAGCTGAAGAGGCTCCTGTTGAAGTACAGCCTTCCCCAACAGAAGAGGCTCTTGGAGATGAGGCTCCTGCTAAAGTAGAGCCCACCTCAGCTGAAGAGACTCTTTTAAAAGAGCCTCCTGCTGAAGTTCAGCCTTCAGCAGCTGAAGACGCTCCTACACAAGAGGTCCCAGAACTTCAAATTTCACCAGCTGTGGAGTCCCCTGCAGAAGAGGCCCCAGCTGAAACTGAGTCTCCTCCAGCTGAGGTGGCTCCT TCTCCACCCACTGAAGAGACCTCTGCAgaagaggtcccagaagaagttCAGTCTCTGCCAGCTGAGGACACCCCTGCAGAAGAGGTTTCCACCAAAGTTCAGTCTCCACCAGCTGAGAGGACCCTTGCAGAAGAGGCTGCAGCTTAACTTCAACCTCTACCAGCAGAGGAGGCTTCTGCAGAGGAGGCCCCTGCTGAATTTCAGCTTCCATCAACTGAAGAAACTACTTCGGAAATGTTCTCTGTTGACAAACAGTCTTCACTAGCTGGAGAGTCCTTTATTACACAAATCTCTGTAAAAGAAACCTCTGCTGAAGTTCTGCTTCCACCATCTGAGCAAACACCTGCAGATGAAGCTCTGGTAGAGAATGTGTCTAGGGTTTATCAGTCTCCCCAGGCAGCGGACGTCCTGGTGGTAAAATTAGGATCAGGGGTTTTGGAAGATAAGCCAAAATCTGAAGAGCCTTTAGAATGGGATACAGTTCCTGAAGATTCATCTGACACCAAGAATGAAGAGGTTTCGATTAAAATAAAGGGTGTCATCCATATAGAACTGGAATAG